The following coding sequences are from one Streptococcus mitis window:
- a CDS encoding membrane protein insertase YidC, translated as MKKKLQLTSLLGLSLFIMTACATNGTTSDITANSADFWSKFVYFFAEIIRFLSFDISIGVGIILFTVLIRTVLLPVFQVQMVASRKMQEAQPRIKALREQYPGRDMESRTKLEQEMRKVFKEMGVRQSDSLWPILIQMPLILALFQALSRVDFLKTGHFLWINLGGVDTTLVLPILAAVFTFLSTWLSNKALSERNGATTAMMYGIPVLIFVFGVYAPSGVALYWAVSNAYQVLQTYFLNNPFKIIAEREAVVQAQKDLENRKRKAKKKAQKTK; from the coding sequence GTGAAAAAGAAACTACAGTTGACTAGTTTGCTAGGACTGTCTCTATTTATCATGACAGCCTGTGCAACAAATGGGACAACTAGCGATATTACAGCCAATTCGGCTGATTTTTGGAGTAAATTCGTTTACTTCTTTGCGGAAATCATTCGCTTTTTATCGTTTGACATCAGTATCGGAGTGGGGATTATTCTCTTTACGGTCTTGATTCGTACAGTGCTCTTGCCAGTCTTCCAAGTGCAAATGGTGGCATCCAGAAAAATGCAGGAAGCTCAACCACGCATTAAGGCGCTTCGAGAACAATATCCAGGTCGAGATATGGAAAGCAGAACTAAGCTAGAGCAAGAAATGCGTAAAGTCTTTAAAGAAATGGGTGTCAGACAGTCGGATTCTCTTTGGCCGATTTTGATTCAGATGCCGCTTATCTTGGCCTTGTTCCAAGCTCTATCAAGGGTTGACTTTTTGAAGACAGGGCATTTCTTATGGATTAACCTTGGTGGTGTGGATACAACCCTTGTGCTTCCGATTTTAGCAGCTGTATTTACCTTTTTAAGTACTTGGCTGTCTAATAAAGCCTTGTCTGAACGTAATGGCGCTACGACTGCGATGATGTATGGGATTCCAGTCTTAATCTTTGTCTTTGGGGTTTATGCTCCGAGCGGAGTCGCTCTCTACTGGGCAGTGTCCAATGCTTATCAAGTCTTGCAAACCTATTTCTTGAACAATCCATTCAAGATTATCGCAGAGCGCGAGGCCGTAGTACAAGCACAAAAAGATTTGGAAAATAGAAAAAGAAAAGCCAAGAAAAAGGCTCAGAAAACGAAATAA
- the rnpA gene encoding ribonuclease P protein component, which produces MKKNFRVKREKDFKAIFKEGTSFANRKFVVYQLENQKNHFRVGLSVSKKLGNAVTRNQIKRRIRHIIQNAKGSLVEDVDFVIIARKGVETLGYAEMEKNLLHVLKLSKIYQEGNGSEKETTVD; this is translated from the coding sequence TTGAAGAAAAACTTTCGTGTAAAAAGAGAGAAAGATTTTAAGGCGATTTTTAAGGAGGGGACAAGTTTTGCCAATCGCAAATTTGTTGTCTACCAACTAGAAAACCAGAAAAACCATTTTCGAGTAGGTCTATCAGTTAGCAAAAAACTGGGGAATGCCGTCACTAGAAATCAAATTAAGCGACGGATTCGGCATATTATCCAGAATGCCAAAGGGAGTCTGGTAGAAGATGTCGACTTTGTTATCATTGCTCGAAAAGGAGTCGAAACCTTGGGATACGCAGAGATGGAGAAAAATCTACTCCACGTATTAAAATTATCAAAGATTTACCAGGAAGGAAATGGGAGTGAAAAAGAAACTACAGTTGACTAG
- a CDS encoding acetate kinase: MTKTIAINAGSSSLKWQLYLMPEEKVLAKGLIERIGLKDSISTVKFDGRSEQQILDIENHTQAVKILLDDLIRFDIIKAYDEITGVGHRVVAGGEYFKESTVVEGDVLEKVEELSLLAPLHNPANAAGVRAFKELLPDITSVVVFDTSFHTSMPEKAYRYPLPTKYYTENKVRKYGAHGTSHQFVAGEAAKLLGRPLEDLKLITCHIGNGASITAVKGGQSVDTSMGFTPLGGVMMGTRTGDIDPAIIPYLMQYTEDFNTPEDISRVLNRESGLMGVSGKSSDMRDVIAAMEEGDHDATLAYEMYVDRIQKHIGQYLAVLNGADAIIFTAGIGENAAAVRKDVISGISWFGCDVDPEKNVFGVTGDISTEAAKIRVLVIPTDEELVIARDVERLKK, translated from the coding sequence ATGACAAAAACAATTGCAATCAATGCAGGAAGTTCAAGTTTAAAATGGCAATTATACTTAATGCCAGAGGAAAAAGTGTTAGCCAAAGGCTTGATTGAACGTATCGGTTTGAAAGATTCGATTTCAACTGTAAAATTTGATGGCCGTTCTGAACAACAGATTTTGGATATCGAAAATCATACACAAGCCGTTAAAATTTTATTGGATGACTTGATTCGTTTCGATATTATCAAGGCTTACGATGAGATTACTGGTGTTGGACACCGTGTTGTGGCAGGTGGAGAATATTTCAAAGAATCAACAGTCGTTGAGGGAGATGTTTTAGAAAAAGTTGAAGAGTTGAGCTTGTTGGCTCCTCTCCACAATCCAGCCAATGCAGCAGGTGTTCGTGCCTTCAAGGAATTGTTGCCAGACATTACCAGTGTAGTTGTTTTTGATACTTCATTCCACACAAGTATGCCAGAGAAAGCTTATCGCTACCCTCTACCAACAAAATATTACACAGAAAACAAGGTTCGTAAATACGGTGCCCACGGTACAAGCCACCAGTTTGTAGCAGGAGAAGCTGCAAAACTCTTGGGACGTCCATTAGAAGATTTGAAATTGATTACTTGCCACATCGGTAATGGTGCTTCTATTACAGCAGTTAAGGGTGGTCAATCTGTCGATACTTCAATGGGCTTCACTCCACTTGGTGGTGTGATGATGGGAACTCGTACAGGGGATATTGACCCAGCTATCATTCCTTACCTAATGCAATATACAGAGGACTTTAACACGCCTGAAGATATTAGTCGCGTCCTTAATCGTGAATCAGGACTTATGGGTGTTTCAGGCAAATCTAGTGATATGCGTGATGTGATTGCTGCTATGGAAGAAGGGGACCACGATGCCACTTTAGCCTATGAAATGTATGTTGATCGTATCCAAAAACATATCGGTCAATACCTTGCAGTCCTAAATGGAGCAGATGCTATTATCTTCACAGCAGGTATCGGAGAAAATGCAGCTGCTGTACGTAAGGATGTTATCTCAGGAATTTCTTGGTTTGGCTGTGATGTTGACCCAGAAAAGAACGTCTTTGGCGTGACAGGAGACATCTCAACAGAGGCAGCGAAAATCCGTGTCTTGGTTATTCCAACAGATGAAGAATTAGTCATTGCCCGTGACGTTGAACGCTTGAAAAAATAA
- a CDS encoding class I SAM-dependent methyltransferase, with translation MDFEKIEQAYTYLLENVQVIQSDLATNFYDALVEQNSIYLDGETELEQVKENNQALKRLALRKEEWLKTYQFLLMKAGQTEPLQANHQFTPDAIALLLVFIVEELFKEEEITILEMGSGMGILGATFLTSLDKKVDYLGMEVDDLLIDLAASMADVIGLQAGFVQGDAVRPQMLKESDVVISDLPVGYYPDDAVASRHQVASSQENTYAHHLLMEQGLKYLKSDGYAIFLAPSDLLTSPQSDLLKGWLKEEASLTAMISLPENLFANAKQSKTIFILQKKNEITVDPFVYPLASLQDASVLMKFKENFQKWTQGTEI, from the coding sequence ATGGATTTTGAAAAAATTGAACAAGCTTATACGTATTTACTAGAGAATGTCCAAGTCATCCAAAGTGATTTGGCGACCAACTTTTATGACGCCTTGGTGGAGCAAAATAGCATCTATCTGGATGGTGAAACTGAGCTAGAGCAGGTCAAGGAAAACAATCAGGCCCTTAAACGCTTAGCGCTACGCAAAGAAGAATGGCTCAAGACCTACCAGTTTCTCTTGATGAAGGCTGGGCAGACAGAGCCCCTACAGGCCAATCACCAGTTTACACCAGATGCCATTGCTTTACTTTTGGTGTTTATTGTGGAAGAGTTGTTTAAAGAAGAGGAGATTACGATCCTCGAAATGGGTTCTGGGATGGGAATTCTAGGCGCTACTTTCTTGACCTCGCTTGATAAAAAGGTGGATTACTTGGGAATGGAAGTGGATGATTTGCTGATTGATTTGGCAGCAAGCATGGCAGATGTAATTGGTTTGCAGGCTGGCTTTGTCCAAGGAGATGCTGTTCGTCCACAAATGCTCAAAGAAAGCGACGTGGTCATCAGCGACTTGCCTGTCGGCTATTATCCTGATGATGCCGTTGCGTCGCGCCATCAAGTTGCTTCTAGTCAAGAAAATACCTACGCCCATCACTTGCTCATGGAACAAGGGCTTAAGTACCTCAAATCAGATGGCTACGCTATTTTTCTAGCTCCGAGTGATTTGTTGACCAGTCCTCAAAGTGACTTGTTGAAAGGTTGGTTGAAAGAGGAGGCAAGTCTGACTGCCATGATTAGTTTGCCTGAAAATCTCTTTGCCAATGCCAAACAATCTAAGACCATTTTTATCCTACAGAAGAAAAATGAAATAACAGTAGATCCTTTTGTTTATCCTCTTGCTAGCTTGCAAGATGCAAGTGTTTTAATGAAATTTAAAGAAAATTTTCAAAAATGGACTCAAGGTACTGAAATATAA
- a CDS encoding class I SAM-dependent methyltransferase, with the protein MKHDFNHKAETFDSPKNIFLANLVCQAVKKQIDLLSDKEILDFGGGTGLLTLPLAKQAKSVTLVDISEKMLEQARLKAERQDIKNIHFLEQDLLEKPLEKEFDLIVVCRVLHHMPDLDATLLLFYQHLREDGQLLLADFTKTEANHHGFKLPELENKLAQFGFSSVHSQILYSAEDLFQGNYAELFLTVAQKSLA; encoded by the coding sequence ATGAAACATGATTTTAACCACAAAGCAGAAACTTTCGATTCCCCTAAAAATATCTTCCTTGCAAACTTGGTTTGTCAAGCAGTCAAGAAACAGATTGATCTTCTATCAGACAAAGAAATTTTGGATTTCGGTGGAGGGACGGGGCTGTTAACCTTGCCTCTAGCCAAGCAGGCCAAGTCTGTGACATTGGTGGATATTTCGGAGAAAATGCTGGAGCAAGCTCGTTTGAAAGCGGAGCGGCAAGACATCAAGAATATCCACTTTTTGGAGCAAGATTTACTGGAAAAACCCTTGGAGAAAGAGTTTGATCTCATTGTTGTTTGTCGTGTTCTTCATCATATGCCTGATTTGGATGCGACTCTCTTACTGTTTTATCAACATTTGAGGGAAGATGGACAACTCCTACTTGCTGATTTTACCAAGACAGAAGCTAACCATCATGGATTTAAATTGCCTGAACTGGAAAACAAGCTAGCCCAGTTTGGTTTTTCATCTGTGCATAGTCAGATTCTCTATAGCGCTGAAGACCTGTTTCAAGGAAATTACGCAGAACTCTTTTTAACAGTAGCCCAAAAATCACTCGCCTAG
- the comGG gene encoding competence type IV pilus minor pilin ComGG, with the protein MWKKQKVKAGVLIYAVTMAAIFSLLLQFYLNRQVAHYQDYSLNKEKLIAFAMANRTKDKVEQESGEQAFNLGQVSYQNKKTSLVTTVRTPKSQYEFIFPSVKIKEEKTDKKEKVVTDSSNQAEKKKSEEKVEKKENS; encoded by the coding sequence GTGTGGAAAAAGCAAAAAGTTAAGGCGGGTGTTCTCATCTATGCAGTCACTATGGCAGCCATCTTTAGTCTTTTGTTACAATTTTACTTGAACAGACAAGTCGCCCACTATCAAGACTATTCTTTGAATAAAGAAAAGCTGATTGCTTTTGCTATGGCCAATCGAACCAAAGATAAGGTTGAGCAAGAAAGTGGGGAACAGGCCTTTAATCTGGGTCAAGTGAGTTATCAAAATAAGAAAACAAGCTTGGTGACGACGGTTCGTACGCCTAAGAGTCAATATGAGTTCATCTTTCCTTCCGTCAAAATCAAAGAAGAGAAAACAGATAAAAAGGAAAAGGTAGTGACTGATTCAAGTAATCAAGCAGAGAAGAAAAAATCAGAAGAGAAAGTTGAAAAGAAAGAGAATTCCTAG
- the comGF gene encoding competence type IV pilus minor pilin ComGF, with the protein MAQNSCWLSKSIKIKAFTLLESLIALIVISGSLLLFQAMSQLLISEVRYQQQSEQKEWLLFVDQLEAELDRSQFEKVEGNRIYMKQDGKEIAIGKSKSDDFRKTDASGRGYQPMIYGLKSAQITEDNQVVRFRFQFQKGLEREFIYRVEKAKS; encoded by the coding sequence ATGGCTCAGAACAGTTGTTGGCTATCAAAGAGCATTAAAATCAAGGCTTTTACCCTGTTAGAATCCCTGATTGCTCTTATTGTTATCAGTGGGAGTTTACTTCTCTTTCAAGCCATGAGTCAGCTCCTTATTTCAGAAGTTCGATACCAGCAACAAAGCGAGCAAAAGGAGTGGCTCCTGTTTGTGGACCAGTTGGAGGCAGAATTAGACCGTTCGCAGTTCGAAAAAGTAGAAGGTAATCGCATTTATATGAAGCAGGATGGCAAGGAAATTGCGATAGGTAAGTCTAAATCAGATGATTTTCGGAAAACCGATGCCAGTGGACGAGGATATCAGCCTATGATTTATGGACTCAAATCTGCACAGATTACAGAGGACAATCAAGTGGTTCGCTTTCGTTTTCAATTCCAAAAAGGCTTAGAAAGGGAGTTCATCTATCGTGTGGAAAAAGCAAAAAGTTAA
- the comGE gene encoding competence type IV pilus minor pilin ComGE, translated as MEKLNALRKQKIRAVILLEAVVALAIFASIATLLLGQIQKNRQEEAKILQKEEVLRVAKMALQTGQNQVNINGVEIQVFSSEKGLEVYHGSEQLLAIKEH; from the coding sequence ATGGAAAAATTAAACGCATTAAGGAAACAAAAAATTAGGGCAGTGATTTTGCTGGAAGCAGTAGTCGCTCTAGCTATCTTTGCCAGCATTGCGACCCTTCTTTTGGGACAAATTCAGAAAAATAGACAAGAAGAAGCAAAAATTTTGCAAAAGGAAGAAGTCTTGAGGGTAGCTAAGATGGCCTTGCAGACAGGTCAAAATCAGGTAAACATCAACGGAGTTGAGATTCAGGTGTTTTCTAGTGAAAAGGGATTGGAGGTTTATCATGGCTCAGAACAGTTGTTGGCTATCAAAGAGCATTAA
- the comGD gene encoding competence type IV pilus minor pilin ComGD → MLNKVPVKVFQIKAFTMFESLLVLGLVSILALGLSGSVQSTFAAVEEQIFFMEFEELYRETQKRSVASQQKTSLSIDGKTISNGSQKLTVPKGIQALSGQSITFDRVGGNSSLAKVEFQTSKGAIRYQLYLGNGKIKRIKETKN, encoded by the coding sequence ATGTTAAACAAGGTACCAGTCAAAGTGTTTCAGATTAAGGCCTTTACCATGTTTGAAAGTCTATTGGTTTTGGGTCTTGTGAGTATCCTTGCCTTGGGCTTGTCTGGCTCTGTCCAGTCCACTTTTGCGGCGGTAGAGGAGCAGATTTTCTTTATGGAGTTTGAAGAACTCTATCGGGAAACTCAAAAACGCAGTGTAGCTAGTCAGCAAAAGACAAGTTTGAGCATAGACGGAAAGACCATTAGCAATGGCAGTCAAAAGCTGACAGTTCCTAAAGGAATTCAAGCACTATCGGGACAAAGTATCACATTTGACCGAGTTGGAGGCAATTCGTCCCTGGCTAAGGTTGAATTTCAGACCAGTAAAGGAGCTATTCGCTATCAGTTATATCTAGGAAATGGAAAAATTAAACGCATTAAGGAAACAAAAAATTAG
- the comGC gene encoding competence type IV pilus major pilin ComGC, which translates to MKKIMTFLKKTKVKAFTLVEMLVVLLIISVLLLLFVPNLTKQKEAVNDKGKAAVVKVVESQAELYSLDKNEDASLSKLQADGRITEEQAKAYKEYHVKQGTSQSVSD; encoded by the coding sequence ATGAAAAAAATTATGACATTCTTGAAAAAAACGAAAGTGAAGGCTTTCACGCTTGTGGAGATGTTGGTGGTCTTGCTCATCATCAGCGTGCTTCTATTACTCTTTGTACCTAATCTGACCAAGCAAAAAGAAGCAGTCAATGACAAAGGAAAAGCTGCTGTTGTTAAGGTTGTGGAAAGCCAGGCAGAGCTTTATAGCTTGGATAAAAATGAAGATGCTAGCCTAAGCAAGTTACAAGCAGATGGGAGAATCACAGAAGAGCAGGCTAAAGCTTATAAAGAATACCATGTTAAACAAGGTACCAGTCAAAGTGTTTCAGATTAA
- the comGB gene encoding competence type IV pilus assembly protein ComGB, with translation MDISQAFKLKRKKLATAKQKNIITLFNNLFSSGFHLVETISFLDRSALLDKQCVTQMRTGLSQGKSFSEMMESLGFSSAIVTQLSLAEVHGNLHLSLGKIEEYLDNLAKVKKKLIEVATYPLILLGFLLLIMLGLRNYLLPQLDSSNIATQIIGNLPQIFLGMVGFVSVGILLALTFYKRSSKMRAFSILARLPFLGIFVQTYLTAYYAREWGNMISQGMELTQIFQIMQEQGSQLFKEIGQDLAQSLQNGCEFSQTIATYPFFRKELSLIIEYGEVKSKLGSELEIYAEKTWEAFFTRVNRTMNLVQPLVFIFVALIIVLLYAAMLMPMYQNMEVNF, from the coding sequence ATGGACATATCACAAGCCTTCAAGCTGAAACGGAAAAAATTAGCTACAGCTAAGCAAAAAAATATCATCACCCTGTTTAACAATCTCTTTTCCAGCGGTTTTCATCTGGTGGAGACCATCTCCTTTTTAGATAGGAGTGCCTTGTTGGACAAGCAGTGTGTGACCCAGATGCGCACGGGCTTGTCTCAGGGGAAATCATTCTCAGAAATGATGGAAAGTTTGGGATTTTCAAGTGCCATTGTCACTCAGTTATCCCTAGCGGAAGTCCATGGAAATCTCCACCTGAGTTTGGGAAAGATAGAAGAGTATCTAGACAATCTAGCCAAGGTCAAGAAAAAATTAATTGAAGTAGCGACCTATCCTTTGATTTTGCTGGGATTTCTTCTCTTAATTATGCTGGGACTACGTAATTACCTGCTACCACAACTGGATAGTAGTAATATTGCCACCCAAATCATTGGAAATCTCCCACAAATCTTTCTAGGAATGGTAGGCTTTGTTTCAGTAGGTATCCTTTTAGCACTAACTTTTTATAAAAGAAGTTCTAAGATGCGCGCCTTTTCTATCTTAGCACGCCTTCCCTTTCTTGGAATCTTTGTGCAGACCTATTTGACAGCCTATTATGCGCGTGAATGGGGGAATATGATTTCGCAGGGGATGGAGCTGACGCAGATTTTTCAGATCATGCAGGAACAAGGTTCTCAACTCTTTAAAGAAATCGGTCAAGACCTAGCTCAATCCCTACAAAATGGCTGCGAATTTTCTCAGACGATAGCGACCTATCCTTTCTTTAGGAAAGAGTTGAGTCTCATTATCGAGTATGGGGAAGTCAAGTCCAAGCTGGGTAGTGAGTTGGAAATCTATGCTGAAAAAACTTGGGAAGCCTTTTTTACCCGAGTCAACCGCACCATGAACTTAGTACAGCCACTGGTCTTTATCTTTGTGGCTCTGATTATCGTTTTACTTTATGCGGCAATGCTCATGCCCATGTATCAAAATATGGAGGTAAATTTTTAA
- the comGA gene encoding competence type IV pilus ATPase ComGA, producing MVQEIAQEIIRSARKKGAQDIYFVPKLDAYELHMRVGDERCKIGCYDFEKFAAVISHFKFVAGMNVGEKRRSQLGSCDYAYDQKMASLRLSTVGDYRGHESLVIRLLHDEEQELHFWFQDIEELGKQYRQRGLYLFAGPVGSGKTTLMHELAKSLFKGQQVMSIEDPVEIKQDDMLQLQLNEAIGLTYENLIKLSLRHRPDLLIIGEIRDRETARAVVRASLTGATVFSTIHAKSIRGVYERLLELGVSEEELAVVLQGVCYQRLIGGGGIVDFANKDYQEHQSTSWNEQIDQLLKDGHITSLQAETEKISYS from the coding sequence ATGGTTCAAGAAATTGCACAAGAAATCATTCGTTCGGCCCGGAAAAAAGGGGCGCAAGACATTTATTTTGTCCCCAAGTTAGACGCCTATGAGCTTCATATGAGGGTAGGAGACGAGCGCTGTAAAATCGGTTGTTATGATTTTGAAAAATTTGCGGCAGTCATCAGTCACTTTAAGTTTGTGGCGGGTATGAATGTAGGAGAAAAGCGACGTAGTCAACTTGGTTCCTGTGATTATGCCTATGACCAGAAGATGGCATCTCTACGTCTATCTACTGTAGGCGATTATCGAGGACATGAGAGTTTAGTTATTCGTTTGTTGCATGATGAGGAGCAGGAGTTGCATTTTTGGTTTCAGGATATTGAAGAACTGGGTAAGCAGTACAGGCAACGGGGACTCTATCTTTTTGCTGGCCCAGTCGGCAGTGGCAAGACGACCCTGATGCACGAATTGGCCAAGTCTCTCTTTAAGGGGCAACAAGTTATGTCTATTGAAGATCCAGTCGAAATAAAGCAGGACGACATGCTCCAATTGCAGTTGAACGAAGCAATCGGGTTGACCTATGAAAATCTAATCAAACTTTCCTTGCGTCATCGACCAGATCTCTTGATTATCGGAGAAATTCGAGACAGAGAGACGGCGCGTGCAGTAGTTAGAGCTAGTTTGACAGGTGCGACAGTCTTTTCAACCATTCATGCCAAGAGTATTCGAGGTGTTTATGAGCGCCTGCTGGAGTTGGGTGTGAGTGAGGAGGAATTAGCAGTCGTTCTGCAAGGAGTCTGCTACCAGAGATTAATTGGGGGAGGAGGAATCGTTGACTTTGCAAACAAAGACTATCAAGAACACCAGTCAACTAGCTGGAATGAACAGATTGACCAGCTTCTTAAAGATGGACATATCACAAGCCTTCAAGCTGAAACGGAAAAAATTAGCTACAGCTAA
- a CDS encoding DUF1033 family protein — translation MYRVIEMYGDFEPWWFLEGWEEDIVASKKFDQYYDALKYYKTCWFRLEQESPLYKSRSDLMTIFWDPEDQRWCDECDEYLQQYHSLALLQDEQVIPDEKLRPGYEKQTGKERHRSCRMKLK, via the coding sequence ATGTATCGTGTTATAGAAATGTACGGAGATTTTGAACCGTGGTGGTTCTTAGAAGGTTGGGAAGAAGATATTGTAGCAAGTAAGAAATTTGACCAGTATTATGATGCTCTCAAATACTATAAAACTTGCTGGTTTAGATTGGAACAAGAATCCCCACTTTATAAAAGTAGAAGTGATTTGATGACCATTTTTTGGGATCCGGAAGACCAACGCTGGTGTGATGAATGTGATGAGTATTTACAACAATACCATTCTTTGGCTCTTTTGCAGGATGAGCAGGTTATCCCAGATGAAAAATTACGTCCAGGCTATGAAAAACAAACAGGTAAGGAAAGGCACCGTTCTTGCCGTATGAAATTAAAATAG
- a CDS encoding zinc-dependent alcohol dehydrogenase family protein, whose amino-acid sequence MKAYTYVKPGLASFVDVDKPVIRKPTDAIVRIVKTTICGTDLHIIKGDVPACQSGTILGHEGIGIVEEVGEGVSNFKKGDKVLISCVCACGKCYHCKKGIYAHCEDEGGWIFGHLIDGMQAEYLRVPHADNTLYHTPEDLSDEALVMLSDILPTGYEIGVLKGKVEPGCSVAIIGSGPVGLAALLTAQFYSPAKLIMVDLDDNRLETAVSFGATHKINSSDPEKAIKEIYDLTDGRGVDVAIEAVGIPATFDFCQKIIGVDGTVANCGVHGKPVEFDLDKLWIRNINVTTGLVSTNTTPQLLKALESHKIEPEKLVTHYFKLSEIEKAYEVFSKAADHHAIKVIIENDISEV is encoded by the coding sequence ATGAAAGCCTATACTTATGTTAAACCAGGACTTGCTTCTTTTGTTGATGTAGACAAACCAGTTATTCGCAAGCCAACAGACGCTATTGTGCGTATCGTAAAAACCACTATTTGTGGAACAGACCTCCATATTATCAAAGGGGATGTTCCCGCTTGCCAAAGTGGTACCATTCTTGGTCACGAAGGGATTGGGATTGTTGAAGAAGTTGGAGAAGGAGTTTCTAATTTCAAAAAAGGCGACAAGGTTTTGATTTCTTGTGTTTGTGCCTGTGGTAAATGTTACCACTGTAAAAAAGGGATTTATGCTCACTGTGAGGATGAGGGAGGATGGATTTTCGGTCACTTGATTGATGGTATGCAGGCTGAATATCTACGTGTCCCTCATGCAGATAATACTCTTTACCATACTCCAGAAGATTTGTCAGATGAAGCCTTGGTTATGCTATCAGACATTCTACCTACTGGATATGAAATTGGTGTCTTAAAAGGGAAAGTAGAACCTGGTTGTAGTGTAGCCATTATTGGTTCAGGACCTGTTGGATTGGCTGCTCTTTTGACAGCCCAATTCTATTCACCAGCTAAATTGATTATGGTGGACTTAGACGATAACCGCTTGGAAACTGCTGTATCATTTGGTGCGACTCATAAGATTAATTCTTCAGACCCTGAAAAAGCTATTAAAGAAATTTATGATTTGACAGATGGACGTGGTGTGGATGTCGCTATCGAAGCTGTTGGTATTCCTGCAACATTTGATTTCTGTCAAAAGATTATCGGTGTAGACGGAACAGTTGCCAACTGTGGTGTGCATGGTAAACCAGTTGAATTCGATTTAGATAAACTTTGGATTCGCAACATCAATGTAACAACTGGTTTGGTATCTACAAATACAACTCCACAATTGTTGAAAGCACTTGAAAGTCATAAGATTGAACCAGAAAAATTGGTAACTCACTATTTCAAACTCAGTGAAATTGAAAAAGCCTATGAAGTCTTCAGTAAGGCAGCAGACCACCATGCCATTAAGGTCATTATCGAAAACGATATTTCTGAAGTCTAG